CCGATGCTGGTGCTGGTACTGGCCGCGGTGTTTTTGCCGCTGGGCGCGTTGCTGCATCGGCCCAAGACCATGTTGATCGCGCTGCCGCTGGTGGTGAATCTCACCGCGCTGCTGAGCCTGCAGAACACCTACAACGCCAACATCCAGAGCTTCGTCAACGCTGCGGTAGCGATGGTGCTGGGCATTGGATTTGCCGTGGTGCTGACGCGGCTGTTCCGCTCGGTGGGTGCCGAATGGAGCGCACGCCGGCTGGTGCGGCAGGGCTGGCGCACGCTGGCCGCTGCCGCCGATGGCCGTGGTGCGCAGGACCGCCACCAGTTCGCCGCACGCATGCTCGATTTGCTCGGCCTGCTCGCGCCACGCCTGGCGGTGGCACCGCCCGGTAGCGACCTGGCGTCGGTGGACATGCTCACCGAAATCCGCGTGGGCTTGAACATCCTCCAGCTGCGCCGCGCCCGGCATGGCCTGCCGCCAGCGAGCATCGCCGCGGTGGACGCGATCCTTGCCGATGTGGCCACGCATTACCGGCAGCAGGTGGCGCACAAGCGCCCGCTGCCCGGCCCCGACACCTTGCGCACACGCCTGGACGCCTCGCTGGCGCGCGTTGGCCAGGTGCCGGCCGGCACGCACCGCGATGAAGCCCTGCTCGGCTTGATCGGCTTGCGTTCCAGCCTGTTCGTTGACGCAACCGTGCCGGACAACGCGACAGGGCATCCGCAGTTGGCGTGAGTCGCGCTTCTTTCAAAGCGATCAAGCAGTGTTTGCATGCCACTGGCGCGCGTTGCCTTGTGTGCCGGTGTTGCGACACGGAGCCGCGTGTGGCGAGTCATGAGTACGCAAGAGACAGCACCGACACGTGCGGTGCAGATCGTCATCAACCACCGCGCGGCTCGTGGACCGAGACAGCGCGCTCACCACCATCTCAAGACGCCATCTGACGCAGCAGGTGCCTCATCTTCAAAGACGTGTGGCGGCAAGGGAGTCCTCGCCGCCACCTGGCAGTGCGCTGAGCCGCACCCTCATCCGCCCTTCGAGCACCTTCTCCCGATGGGAGAAGGATCCCTAAAGCACGCCAGCGCACCTCAGCGCTTGCGCGTATGCATCACGTCTTCGTGGTCCAGCCAATTGCTGCCCTTGTTGGTCAGGAAGAAGATGTAGACCACCAAAGACACCGCGATCACCGCCGTGGCGTAGATCACGAACTCGCTCACGTGGCCGGTCTTCAACGAGGCCTGGTACAGCAGCGGCGCGGTGCCACCAAACGCGGAATTGGCCAGCGCATAGCCCAGGCCGACGCCCAGCGCGCGCACATGGGTGGGGAACAGCTCGGCCTTCACCACCGCGTTGATCGAGGTGTAGCCGGTCAGGATCACAAAGCCCACGGTGAGGATCGCGAACGCGGTCAGCCAGTCGGTCTGCTTGGGCAGTTCCATCACCAGGAACCAGGTGTAGAGCACGCCGCCGATGCCGAAGAACACCAACAGGCTCTTGCGGCCCACGATGTCCGACAACCAGCCACCCACCGGCTGCATCAGCATCAGCACCGTCAGCGCAACCAGGTTGATGATGGTGCCGGCCATCACGTCGCCACCGGCGAACGCGGTCTGGATCATCTTCGGGCCGGTCACCGAGTAGGTGTAGAACGCGATCGTGCCGCCGGCGGTGATCAAGAAGCACAGCAGCAGCGGGCGCCACTGGTTGACGAACAACTCACGCATCGAACCGGAGGCCTTGGCCTTGCCGGTGCGCGAATCGGCAATCGATTCGGAGCTCAGCGACTCGTCCATGGTCTGGCGCAGCCAGAACACCACCAACGCGCCGATACCGCCCAGGCCGAACGCCACGCGCCAGCCCCACTCCGACACCTGCGGTGCATCGAAGAAATGCAGCATCACCAGCAACGTGGTCTGCGCCAGCACGTGGCCGCCCACCAGGGTGACGTAATGGAACGACGACAAAAATCCGCGTCGGCCGGGAATGGCCGCTTCGGACATGTAGGTGGCGCTGGTGCCGTATTCGCCACCGGTCGCAAAGCCCTGCAACAGGCGCGCCAGCAACAGGATGATCGGTGCGGCAATGCCAATGGTGGACACCGTCGGCGTGATCGCGATGACGAACGAGCACAGCGCCATCATCGACACCGAAATGGTCAGCGCCAACCGGCGGCCATAGCGGTCGGCGAAGCGGCCGAAGTACCACGCGCCGATCGGCCGCATCAGGAAGGTCATCGCGAAGATCGCCCACACGAACATGGTGGCGTTCTTGTCTTCCTTGGAGAAGAACTGCGATTCGAAATAGGTCGCGAACACCGAGTAGACGTAGACGTCATACCACTCGACGAGATTGCCGGCCGATCCCTTGAGCGTGTTGGACACCGAGCGGCGAAGGCTGCCGGGTGCTGCGCCAGAACCGGCGGCAATCGGAGACGATGGGGGTGCGCTCATGCGGTCAGAACCTCTTGGTGGGACAGCCCCGGAGTATAGGTGCGCGCTTGTGTGACGCATGTAAGCATTTCGGCGCATAGGCAGGCGCCGCGCAAGCGGCTAGTCCGCCGGTGTCTGTGGCTGGAAACCACTACGTTGCAGGCGCGCTGCGTGTGTTCCATCGCCAAATGCAGCTGCGTAAGGCGTGACGCTTCAGCTCGCTTTCGGCGTCGGCGCGCTCAGCGATTTGCTGTACATGCCCGAGCGATCGAAGCAACACGCGCGCCGCTTGCCGGAGCCCAGCATGTCGCAGGCGGTGGCAATGCGCTTGCTTCGCGTCTCGGCCTTTTTCCCCGAGGTGACCCAGAAAATCCAGTCGCGCCGCGCCACCGCAGTGATGTCGTTCCAGGTCGCCTGCGCGGCGGGGTGCGCGGCAAGTGCGGCGTGCAGATCGTCGGGCACCACCGGCTCGGGCTCCACTTCCACCGGTGCGATCTCCAGCGTCACCGTGTCGCCGGCGGCCACCCCGGCGGCGCGCTGCAGCGCGGCGTCCAGCTTCAGCCAATGCCCGCCCTGCCCGTCCGGTTGCAGCGTGGCCTGCAATGGATGCCCGGCCAGGCTGCCGCGCACGCTGACCATGCTGCGCGTCGGCAATGCGCCGCTTGCGTTGGCAGGCAGCACTAGAAACACCCACGTGGCATCGGCCGGCGTTGCCGGTTGCAGCAAGGTGGTGGTGAAGCGGATGGCGGCGGTGCCCATGGCGCGGACGATAGCACCGCAAATGGCTGGCATCTGCTGCCTGCGCGGTGCGGTGCTGGCGCGTGCGCAGGCATGCAAACCGCCACACGCTCGAGGCCGCATGCGCGCGCTCACGCCTCCTGCGGCAGCAGTTCCTTAAGCGTATCGATCAACGCGCGCAAGCCCGGCGGCAACTGGCGTCGCCCCGGGTAATACAGCACCAGCCCCGGAAACGCCGGGCACCACGCCTCCAACACCTGCACCAGCGTGCCGCGCTGCAGTGCTGCGCGCACCGCGTATTCGGGCACATAGGCAATGCCCAGCCCGCCTTCGGCGGCTTCGCACATCAGCGGGATCTGGTCCAGGGTGAGCCGCCCGGGCACATCGATCACCACGTCCTCGCCCCGCCGTTCGAACTCCCAGCGATACAGCTTGCCGCTGGGCATGCGGTGGCGGATGCAGGCGTGCCGCTGCAAGGCATCGGGCGTGTCGGGCGTCCCGGCGCGTGCGAGATAGTCCGGTGCGGCAACCGCCACGAAACGTGCCGGCCCACCGAACGGCACCGCCACCATGTCCTGCGGCACCGACTCGCTGAAGCGGATGCCGGCATCGAACCCGGCCGCCACGATATCCACCAGCCGGCCTTCGCTCACCAGATCCACCGACAGCGCCGGGTAGCGCGCCAGCACGTGCGGCACCACCTGCTGCAGCAGCAACTGCACCACCACTTCGGGCGCGTTGATCCGCACGGTGCCGGTGGGCCCGCCGCGGAAATCGTCCAGCTCCAGCAACGCCTGGTCCACGTCCTGCAGCGCCGGGACCAACTTTGCGTACAGGCGCGCGCCGGCTTCGGTGAGCGACACGCTGCGCGTGGTCCGGTGCAGCAGGCGCACGCCGAGGTTGCGCTCCAGCGCGCTGATCACATGGCTGAGCGACGACGGTGCCAACCCGACCTCGCTGGCCGCACGCCGGAAGCTGCGGTGCGTGGCCACGGCAGTGAACGCGGCAAGGTCGTTGAACGAGGGCTTGGGCATTGGTGGCAAAACCGCATCAACTCATTCGAACTCTATGCCATAGACCCAGCAATCCGCGGTTTCTAGAGTGGGGCTCCTCTCCGAACCACAGGCCACTCCCATGTCCACGACCTGGCTCATCACTGGCGCCTCTTCCGGCTTCGGCCGCGGCCTGACCCAGACCCTGCTGGCGCGCGGCGATCGCGTCGCCGCCACCGTGCGGCGGGCGGACGCCCTGGCCGACCTGCAGGCAGCGCACGGCAACGCATTGACCGTACTGCAGCTGGACGTGCGCGACACCGCCGCGGTGCAGGCGGTCGTGGCACAGGCATTCGCGGCGCTGGGCCGCATCGATGTGGTGATCAGCAACGCCGGCTACGGCACGCTGGGCGCGGCCGAGGCCGCCACCGACGCGCAGGTGCGCGCGCTGATCGACACCAACCTCATCGGCTCCATCAGCGTGATCCAGGCCGCGCTGCCGCACCTGCGCCGGCAAGGTGGCGGGCACGTGGTGCAAGTGTCCTCCGAGGGCGGGCAGATCGCCTACCCCGGCTTCAGCCTGTACCACGCCAGCAAGTGGGGGATCGAAGGCTATGTCGAAGCGGTGCGCCAGGAAGTGGCCGGCTTCGGCATCCAGTTCACCCTGGCCGAACCCGGCCCGGCGCGCACCAACTTCGGCGCCGCACTGGAACGCACCGCACTGCCGCCCGACTACGCCAACACCCCGGTCGACGCACTGCTCCGCGCGCTGGACGACGGCAGCTGGGTCATCACCGGCGACCCGCAGCGCATGGTGGACGCGATGATCGCCTGCACCGAACAGACCCCACCGCCGCTGCGCCTGGTCATGGGCACCGCGGCGTATCACGCCATCCACGCCGCCCTCAGCACGCGCCTGGCTGCGCTCGAAGCCCAACGCGCGATCGCGTTTTCCACTGATGCACCGGCGACGGCGCACTAGCGCAAGCCGCGGCGCTGATAACGGCCGCTCGCATCTCTCCGCCAGCGCGCAGTTGCCGCTCCCCTTCACAACCTCCACCGCGCCGGCTTGCCAGAATGCCGGCCGCTTGAGGCCGCGACGGCGCGGGAAACGGGAGTGGATGCATGACATGGATCATCGTGGCTTCGGTCATTGCCACGCTGGTGGGTGGGTTGCTGGCGCTGAACTTCGCCACGCCGGAAAAGAAGCTCCAGCACATTCCCAAGCATCTGTACGACGTGGCCGACCCGCAGTTCAAGCGCGAGATGTCGGTGTTGCTGGGCCCGGCGATCCTGCCCGGCAACAAGGTCGATGTGCTGCAGAACGGCCAGGAGATTTTCCCGGCGATGCTGGCCGCCATTCGCGCAGCAAAGCGCACCATCACCTTTGAAACCTACATCTATTGGTCGGGCGAGATCGGCCGCGAGTTCAGCGAAGCGCTGTCCGAGCGCGCGCGTGCCGGGGTGGAGGTGCGCGTCACCATCGACTGGGGCGGCAGCCTGAAGATGGATCACGCGCTGGTGGACACCATGACCGAGGCCGGCGTGGAAGTGCACCGCTACCGCCCGCTGGCCTGGTACAACCTGCACCGCATCAACAACCGCACCCATCGCAAGTTGCTGGTGATCGACGGCCGCATCGGCTTCACCGGCGGCGTGGGCGTGGCCGATCAGTGGATGGGCGATGCGCAGGACCCGGAGCACTGGCGCGATACGCATTACCGCATCGAAGGGCCGGTGGTGGCGCAGGTGCAGACCGCCTTCAACGACAACTGGATCAAGAGCACCGGCCGCGTGGTCAACGGCGCAGACTACTACCCGGCGCTCACACCTGCCGGCGACAGCGACGCGCAGCTGTTCGTGGCCTCGCCCTCCGGTGGCAGCGAGAGCATGCACCTGATGTACCTGGTGGCCATTGCCGCGGCGTCCACCTCCATCGACCTGGCGGCGGCGTACTTCGTGCCCGATGCCTTGATCACCCGCGCGCTGCTGGAAGCGCGCACGCGCGGGGTGCGCATCCGCGTGCTGCTGCCCGGCCCGCACATCGATGCGATTTCGGTGCGGCTGGCGTCCAAGGCCAGTTGGGAACCGCTGCTGCAGGCCGGCATCGAGATCCACGAGTACCAGACCACCATGCTGCACACCAAGTTGCTGATCGTGGACGGGCTGCTGGTGTCGGTGGGCTCGACCAACTTCGACATCCGCTCGTTCCGGCTCAACGACGAAGCCAGCCTCAACGTGTACGACCGCACGCTGGCCGCGCGCATGACCACGGTGTTCGAGCGCGATCTGCAGCAGGCGCAGGCCTACAGCCTGGAACGCTGGCGCGCGCGCCCGCTGCGCGAGAAGCTGGCCGAGAAGCTGGTGATTCCGATCCGCTCGCAGGTGTGAGCTGGCAGCACGCCAACCAACGCCGGCTTTCTCAGTACGCCGAGGCCTGCAGCCGCAGCTGACGCAAGCGCCACCACACCCCGCCCACGTGCACCAGCGAGTACAGCACCAGCGCCGCGGCGATGCCGAGCGTGAGCGGGCTGGCCTGTGACCCGGCCACCGCCGCGCCGCCGCTGAAGGCGCCATCGGTCCAGCGCCAGGCCAGGCGGCCAAGCAACACCAGCATCAGCGCGCCGCCAATCCACGGATTGGGCGTGTACCAGCCGCGGCCGTCCACCCATTCGGCATGCGTGTAACGCAACGACACCACACCCAGCCCCGCGCCGACCACCGCGCCCAGCGCCACACCCGGCGCCACCCCAGGCAACCCGTAGGCGGCGTAGCCCAACGCCGCGGTGGCCACCAGCAACAGGGCGGTGCGCAAGGTCGCGGCCACCGGCTTCCAGGGTTGGCGCCCGAAGCTGCGGCGGATGCGGCGGTAGTAGAAGAAGGCAACCGCAGCCATCGACAGATAGGGCGTCAGCGGGGCAATGGCGTAGGCGGGCATGCAACATCCTTTGCGGGGTGAGGTGGGTGAAGCGAGAGCTGCAGGATGAAACCCGGCCCGGGCACGAACAAGGTGCCAAGTGTCACTTTCTGCAGCCATCCGCGCCGCTGTACCCCAGCTACCCGGCAACGCGCGGGGCGACTTCGCACACCCCGCGGCCGGCCGGTGAACGCAACGCCCGCCTGCGGCAGCCGTTGCCACACGCGGATCCAGGCGGCGGCGGTAGACTTGCCGCCAGTGTTCCCCCACCGCAGTGCCATGTCCCCCATCAAGCAACACGCGCACCAGCTGATCGACGCGCTGCCCGAGGCCGCCGGGTGGGACGACCTTGCGCGCGCGGTGGACGGCGCCCGCTTCGAGGCCGCGGTGCATGCAGGCATGGCCGCTGCCGACCAGGGCCAGATCGCCAGCCCGGCACAGGTGACGGCGATGTTCGCCAGATGGGGTGTTGATGTTGCGGCGTGACTGGACCGTCCCGGCCGCCACGCAGCTCGCCCACGCCCAGGATCACTACCACGCGCTCAACCCCACCGCGGCCGCGGCGATGGCCCGGCAGGTGCGCGAAGCCACCCGCACCCTGGCCGAGCAACCCGGCCGTGGCCGTGCCGGCCGGGTTGCAGGTACCCGCGAATGGACGGTGAAGCACACCCCGTACGTGCTGGTGTACCGCGTGCGCGACGACGCCCTGCAGCTGCTGCATGTGCGCCTGGAGACCCAGGACTGGCTGCCGCGCACCGAGCCGGTGATCGAGCGCATCGAACCGTGGATTGCCGCGCTGATCAGCGCGCTGCTGCATGTGCTGATGCTGCTGATCCTGTTGTCGGCCTCCACGCCCAGCATGACCCCGCCGCAGGGCTCGGCCAGCGGTGGCCGCACCAAGGTGGACTTCGTCGGCGACACCTCCCAGCCCGATCAACCGGTGCCCTCGCCCACCCCGGTACCGCCATCGCCCACACCCACGCCCGTGCAACCGCCGCCGGCTGCCTCGCCGGTGCAGTCCACGCTGGTGCAGCAGGCCAAGAACCCGGTACCGCCGCAGGGCGACACCGCGCCCGGCAGCCTGGCCGAACGCCGCCGACAAACTCGGCGCCAGACCCGTCCCACTCCGCCGCAACCGCCGGCGCCGCCGGCCGCCTCCACCCAGCGCCGCCCGGAAACCTGGACCGGCCGCCCGCCCGGCATGCTGGAAGAAGAGGCCGACGGCGCCGAAGACGGCACCGCCAACACCTCCACCATCAGCCAGGGCCGCCGCAACGACCGCAACAACGCCCAGCCCAGCATGGATGTGGGCGGCTTCCAGGTGTATTACGAAGTGCGCAGCGAAACCCAGCTGCGCGCCTGGAAGGAGCAAGGCATGCAGGAGATCGCCATCATCCTGCCCGGCACCCAGCAACGCATGGTCTGCCCGCTGGACGTCGCGCTCAAACGCGGCTCCAGCAAATGCCGCCTGCTGCCGCCGGATTCGCCCGAGCTCAAGAGCATTGGCGACGCCCGCGAAGTCATCAACATGATGGAGGTCTACCGCCAGGGCGAACCGGTGTGGCGCGGGCCTGGACCGTATCGGTAAACGGTTGGACTAGGTGGGCCCGGATTCCCCTTACCTGCACGTGCCGGAATGGCTGCATCGATACCGGGCAGGTTGACGCTGCCTAGTGCTTGCACTTTTCTAAAGTGCAAGCAACCTGCCCGAGGGCCGCAAGCGGTCCACATTGCATTCGCGGTTGGAAAGCGAGGTGTTGCCCTTGTTCAAGGGGGCGCCTGCTGTCGTTCGATTTGCACGCCTCGCACGCATTTGCATCGCTTGCGTCGAACGCCCGAAACACCGCGCTGACCCTCGGCTACGCAGATGCTTACTTCGCTGCAACCGCAGCCTCGCAAGACGTGGCGGTGGCAACACGTGACACGGCGCCGTTCGCAGCGATGGGATTGGACGTGATCAACCCTTGGGGTTGATCGCCATTGCAGACCACGCGAGCAGCGCAGCGTTGCGCAGGTGCGTTCCGCCCGCGTGCCGGGTTCGCCCACGCGACGGCATCTCGCTGGAGGCAGGCCATGCCAGCGCAGGTCCGCACGAACGGCAAGTCGCCCCGAGCGACGTCCTCTCGCCCCGAGAGCACGTAAGCGGCAGGAAACTGGCTACAGTCTTGCGCAGGGCGGTGTCGCCCACGCCATCCACCCGCTACCAAAGGATCTCCATGCTCCTGCATCGTCTTGCCCCGCGTGTGGGCCTGGCCATTGGCTTGTTGTGTGCCTGTTGCGCGCACGCCGCCACGCCGGTGGCGGCCCATCGCTTGCTGCGCGTCACCCTGGGCGGCGCCAGCGACCAGGCCGCGTCTGGCCGCTTGCTGGTGTTCGCCACCCTGGCCAAGGACGCGCAGGCGGCGGCCAAGGAGCGCAACAAGGACGGCAAGGTGGAACAGGTGGACGCAAGCCCGTTCCGCCCCAGCGCGGTGGCAGTGGCGGCGCAGGAAGTCACCGGCCTGGCGCCCGGCGGCAGTGTCCAGATCGACCTGGATAACCTCGCCTTCCCCAGCGCGTTTTCCGCGCTGCCGGCTGGCGAGTACCTGCTGCAGGCGGTGCTGGATGCGGACCACAACTACGGCTACGGCGGCCGCAGTGGCGGTGACCTGCTGAGCGCGGTCACGCAGGCCACGCTGGGCAAGAACGCCGCTCTGCCCACGCTGACCCTGAGCACGC
The nucleotide sequence above comes from Xanthomonas campestris pv. campestris str. ATCC 33913. Encoded proteins:
- a CDS encoding type II toxin-antitoxin system RelE/ParE family toxin; the protein is MLRRDWTVPAATQLAHAQDHYHALNPTAAAAMARQVREATRTLAEQPGRGRAGRVAGTREWTVKHTPYVLVYRVRDDALQLLHVRLETQDWLPRTEPVIERIEPWIAALISALLHVLMLLILLSASTPSMTPPQGSASGGRTKVDFVGDTSQPDQPVPSPTPVPPSPTPTPVQPPPAASPVQSTLVQQAKNPVPPQGDTAPGSLAERRRQTRRQTRPTPPQPPAPPAASTQRRPETWTGRPPGMLEEEADGAEDGTANTSTISQGRRNDRNNAQPSMDVGGFQVYYEVRSETQLRAWKEQGMQEIAIILPGTQQRMVCPLDVALKRGSSKCRLLPPDSPELKSIGDAREVINMMEVYRQGEPVWRGPGPYR
- a CDS encoding YdeI/OmpD-associated family protein, producing the protein MGTAAIRFTTTLLQPATPADATWVFLVLPANASGALPTRSMVSVRGSLAGHPLQATLQPDGQGGHWLKLDAALQRAAGVAAGDTVTLEIAPVEVEPEPVVPDDLHAALAAHPAAQATWNDITAVARRDWIFWVTSGKKAETRSKRIATACDMLGSGKRRACCFDRSGMYSKSLSAPTPKAS
- a CDS encoding SDR family oxidoreductase; the protein is MSTTWLITGASSGFGRGLTQTLLARGDRVAATVRRADALADLQAAHGNALTVLQLDVRDTAAVQAVVAQAFAALGRIDVVISNAGYGTLGAAEAATDAQVRALIDTNLIGSISVIQAALPHLRRQGGGHVVQVSSEGGQIAYPGFSLYHASKWGIEGYVEAVRQEVAGFGIQFTLAEPGPARTNFGAALERTALPPDYANTPVDALLRALDDGSWVITGDPQRMVDAMIACTEQTPPPLRLVMGTAAYHAIHAALSTRLAALEAQRAIAFSTDAPATAH
- a CDS encoding phospholipase D-like domain-containing protein; amino-acid sequence: MTWIIVASVIATLVGGLLALNFATPEKKLQHIPKHLYDVADPQFKREMSVLLGPAILPGNKVDVLQNGQEIFPAMLAAIRAAKRTITFETYIYWSGEIGREFSEALSERARAGVEVRVTIDWGGSLKMDHALVDTMTEAGVEVHRYRPLAWYNLHRINNRTHRKLLVIDGRIGFTGGVGVADQWMGDAQDPEHWRDTHYRIEGPVVAQVQTAFNDNWIKSTGRVVNGADYYPALTPAGDSDAQLFVASPSGGSESMHLMYLVAIAAASTSIDLAAAYFVPDALITRALLEARTRGVRIRVLLPGPHIDAISVRLASKASWEPLLQAGIEIHEYQTTMLHTKLLIVDGLLVSVGSTNFDIRSFRLNDEASLNVYDRTLAARMTTVFERDLQQAQAYSLERWRARPLREKLAEKLVIPIRSQV
- a CDS encoding LysR family transcriptional regulator, which produces MPKPSFNDLAAFTAVATHRSFRRAASEVGLAPSSLSHVISALERNLGVRLLHRTTRSVSLTEAGARLYAKLVPALQDVDQALLELDDFRGGPTGTVRINAPEVVVQLLLQQVVPHVLARYPALSVDLVSEGRLVDIVAAGFDAGIRFSESVPQDMVAVPFGGPARFVAVAAPDYLARAGTPDTPDALQRHACIRHRMPSGKLYRWEFERRGEDVVIDVPGRLTLDQIPLMCEAAEGGLGIAYVPEYAVRAALQRGTLVQVLEAWCPAFPGLVLYYPGRRQLPPGLRALIDTLKELLPQEA
- a CDS encoding MFS transporter, producing MSAPPSSPIAAGSGAAPGSLRRSVSNTLKGSAGNLVEWYDVYVYSVFATYFESQFFSKEDKNATMFVWAIFAMTFLMRPIGAWYFGRFADRYGRRLALTISVSMMALCSFVIAITPTVSTIGIAAPIILLLARLLQGFATGGEYGTSATYMSEAAIPGRRGFLSSFHYVTLVGGHVLAQTTLLVMLHFFDAPQVSEWGWRVAFGLGGIGALVVFWLRQTMDESLSSESIADSRTGKAKASGSMRELFVNQWRPLLLCFLITAGGTIAFYTYSVTGPKMIQTAFAGGDVMAGTIINLVALTVLMLMQPVGGWLSDIVGRKSLLVFFGIGGVLYTWFLVMELPKQTDWLTAFAILTVGFVILTGYTSINAVVKAELFPTHVRALGVGLGYALANSAFGGTAPLLYQASLKTGHVSEFVIYATAVIAVSLVVYIFFLTNKGSNWLDHEDVMHTRKR